One stretch of Gambusia affinis linkage group LG05, SWU_Gaff_1.0, whole genome shotgun sequence DNA includes these proteins:
- the LOC122830724 gene encoding uncharacterized protein KIAA0754-like isoform X2 encodes MGCSSSSAQTVEQEKRPGTKPEESNGDTAAVRNGIIAEDVRTIEDQMQLLVKIASPDDAKAGPEDETEAVLEAMEAQEDLGSGENLLVVPEPPAAGEELAPQPTVEEEIAVPVTEVLPPVEEVLPVETVSAEAPSEVKRGEALEETPEAQPVEAVQTEVPVLVEEEVPVSVVEEPAGTAGVLEEGVAEEASKAATEDANPVQDEAPPGSTSPETDSDTPAAAEASTATTHSVANEDAAPTEPSGPADAEIDTTIAVASIPEMPPVTAAQAEPHSTTDEETEVSTVSSDVIASPEEASGPVGVSVLEPAEGSEAPPVAVNPESSTETGVTGDVPEGKPSATQTEAPADPEPATEPVPETSPEDQRFTK; translated from the exons CAGTCAGAAACGGCATCATCGCAGAAGATGTTCGCACTATTGAAGACCAGATGCAGCTGCTTGTGAAGATCGCCTCACCAGACGATGCTAAAGCGGGACCTGAAGACGAGACGGAGGCCGTGCTGGAGGCCATGGAGGCCCAGGAGGATCTCGGGTCTGGGGAAAATCTCCTAGTAGTTCCTGAGCCACCTGCAGCTGGTGAGGAGCTGGCACCGCAGCCTacagtagaagaagaaattgCTGTCCCAGTAACTGAGGTATTGCCCCCTGTGGAAGAAGTGCTTCCTGTAGAAACTGTATCAGCAGAAGCCCCTTCTGAAGTAAAAAGAGGTGAGGCCCTGGAGGAGACCCCTGAAGCTCAACCTGTTGAAGCTGTGCAGACAGAAGTCCCTGTTCTTGTTGAGGAAGAAGTTCCAGTATCGGTTGTAGAGGAGCCAGCAGGGACCGCCGGCGTTCTGGAAGAGGGAGTAGCTGAAGAAGCCTCCAAAGCAGCAACTGAAGATGCTAACCCTGTCCAGGACGAAGCTCCACCTGGCAGTACCTCCCCAGAAACTGACTCGGatactccagcagcagctgaagcttCAACAGCAACCACACATTCAGTAGCCAACGAAGATGCAGCCCCAACCGAACCCTCAGGGCCTGCAGATGCTGAAATAGACACAACTATTGCTGTAGCCAGTATTCCAGAGATGCCTCCGGTAACTGCTGCTCAAGCTGAGCCTCACTCTACCACCGATGAGGAGACGGAGGTTTCCACAGTCTCCTCTGATGTTATTGCTTCACCAGAGGAGGCGTCTGGTCCTGTAGGGGTTTCAGTCCTGGAGCCAGCCGAGGGGTCTGAAGCTCCACCAGTCGCGGTGAATCCAGAGTCCAGTACGGAGACTGGAGTCACGGGAGACGTTCCTGAGGGGAAGCCCAGCGCGACGCAAACTGAAGCCCCTGCAGATCCAGAACCTGCAACTGAGCCGGTTCCTGAAACGTCACCAGAGG ATCAGAGATTCACCAAGTAA
- the LOC122830724 gene encoding uncharacterized protein KIAA0754-like isoform X1, with amino-acid sequence MGCSSSSAQTVEQEKRPGTKPEESNGDTAAVRNGIIAEDVRTIEDQMQLLVKIASPDDAKAGPEDETEAVLEAMEAQEDLGSGENLLVVPEPPAAGEELAPQPTVEEEIAVPVTEVLPPVEEVLPVETVSAEAPSEVKRGEALEETPEAQPVEAVQTEVPVLVEEEVPVSVVEEPAGTAGVLEEGVAEEASKAATEDANPVQDEAPPGSTSPETDSDTPAAAEASTATTHSVANEDAAPTEPSGPADAEIDTTIAVASIPEMPPVTAAQAEPHSTTDEETEVSTVSSDVIASPEEASGPVGVSVLEPAEGSEAPPVAVNPESSTETGVTGDVPEGKPSATQTEAPADPEPATEPVPETSPEVSSVNEGSKDKEDEIAKKQD; translated from the exons CAGTCAGAAACGGCATCATCGCAGAAGATGTTCGCACTATTGAAGACCAGATGCAGCTGCTTGTGAAGATCGCCTCACCAGACGATGCTAAAGCGGGACCTGAAGACGAGACGGAGGCCGTGCTGGAGGCCATGGAGGCCCAGGAGGATCTCGGGTCTGGGGAAAATCTCCTAGTAGTTCCTGAGCCACCTGCAGCTGGTGAGGAGCTGGCACCGCAGCCTacagtagaagaagaaattgCTGTCCCAGTAACTGAGGTATTGCCCCCTGTGGAAGAAGTGCTTCCTGTAGAAACTGTATCAGCAGAAGCCCCTTCTGAAGTAAAAAGAGGTGAGGCCCTGGAGGAGACCCCTGAAGCTCAACCTGTTGAAGCTGTGCAGACAGAAGTCCCTGTTCTTGTTGAGGAAGAAGTTCCAGTATCGGTTGTAGAGGAGCCAGCAGGGACCGCCGGCGTTCTGGAAGAGGGAGTAGCTGAAGAAGCCTCCAAAGCAGCAACTGAAGATGCTAACCCTGTCCAGGACGAAGCTCCACCTGGCAGTACCTCCCCAGAAACTGACTCGGatactccagcagcagctgaagcttCAACAGCAACCACACATTCAGTAGCCAACGAAGATGCAGCCCCAACCGAACCCTCAGGGCCTGCAGATGCTGAAATAGACACAACTATTGCTGTAGCCAGTATTCCAGAGATGCCTCCGGTAACTGCTGCTCAAGCTGAGCCTCACTCTACCACCGATGAGGAGACGGAGGTTTCCACAGTCTCCTCTGATGTTATTGCTTCACCAGAGGAGGCGTCTGGTCCTGTAGGGGTTTCAGTCCTGGAGCCAGCCGAGGGGTCTGAAGCTCCACCAGTCGCGGTGAATCCAGAGTCCAGTACGGAGACTGGAGTCACGGGAGACGTTCCTGAGGGGAAGCCCAGCGCGACGCAAACTGAAGCCCCTGCAGATCCAGAACCTGCAACTGAGCCGGTTCCTGAAACGTCACCAGAGG tgtcATCTGTAAATGAGGGCTCTAAGGATAAAGAAGATGAAATAGCCAAAAAGCAAGATTAA